The window GCCGCGCCCAGGCTCGTCAGGTTCAACGGCAGCGTCGACACGGCGGCCTCGGACACCGTCAGCCCGCTGGCGGGGTCGATAGTGGGGTACAACGACGACGCGACGACGGTGACGAGGCCGACGGTGAGTCCGGCGGCGGCCACGAGCGCGGCGTGGTCGCGGTCACGCCGGAGCGCGACGACGTAGCCCGCCGCAAGCGCCAGCGAAACGACCACCGACCCCGCGACCGTCGGCGAGACGACGGCGTCGGCGCGCCCGGCGGTCGTCGCCAGCGCCACGAGCGTAGCGCCGACGCCGACGAGGTACGCGAGCAGCGCACGCTCACCCCACGGGCGGAGCCGGTCTCGGAGCGCTCCCCTGGTCTTCACCCGGAGGAAGGCGACGCCGGAGACGATCGTCAGCGCGACGACAGTCGGGCCGGCGACGAGTCCGGCTGGCGAGAACGAGCCCGTGCCGGCGACCCAGTCGCCGACGAACACGCCCAACAGCGCCGGCGCGGCGACGCTGCCGGCGACGAACGCGTGCCCCCACCACCGCTGCCAGCGGTCGTCGTGGCGTTGCTCGTACATCTCGGGGGCGAGCCCGCGGGCGATCAGCGCCGCCAACACCCCGAACAGGAGGAGGTAGTGCCGCCCGAACAGGGAGGCGTACGCGGCCGGGAACACGGCGAACAGGGCACCGCCGAACACGACGAGCCACACCTCGTTGCCGTCCCAAAACGGGCCGACGGCCGACAACACCGTCTCGCGGGCCGTCTCGTCGTCGCCGACGAGTCCGAACACGACACCGGCGCCGAAGTCGAACCCGTCCAGGAACAGGAACGTCGCCAGCATGGCGAACACGAGTCCGAACCACAGCTCCGGTAACGGCAGCCCGAACAGGGGACCGTCGGCGAGCCCGTAGAGGTCAGTCATCGCTCGCCACCCCCGCCGGTGGCTCCACCGGACGGTCGTGATCGACGGCCGGGGACGACAACTCCTCCGTGCCGGGCGGGCCAGCCCGGACGATCCGAACGACGACGTAGGTGTAAAGCGACAACAGCCCGGCGTAGACGACGACGAATCCGGCGAGAGTGATCGTCGCCTCTGTCGGCGTCAGTCCCGGCGTGACGCCCTCGGTGGTCTTCATCACGCCCTGGATCACCCACGGCTGGCGTCCCACCTCCGTGACGACCCAGCCGAGTTCCACTGCGACGACTCCCAACACGGTGGAGGCCATCAGACTGGCGTGTAACAGCCCGTCTTCGTACAGTCCGCCCGTCAGCCAACGGTAGCCACCCCAGAAGGCGAGCAGGACGAACCAGAAGCCGAGCCCGACCATCGCGCGAAACGCCCAGAAGACGACCGCCACGGGCGGTGCCTCCGTCTCGAACTCGTCGAGCCCGGTGATCTCGGCCGTCGGATCACCCCCGGACGCGAGCCAGGAGGCACCGCCCGGGATGCCGAGTCCGAACAACTCCTTGGCGCGGGGGTCCGTCACGTCCGAGAGGTCCGTCGGGACGGCGACGAGGTACTCCGGAACGTACGACTCCGTCTCCCAGACGGCCTCCATCGCGGCGAACTTCTGCGGCTGTGTCTCGCCGACGTGGCGGGCGTACATGTCGCCGTGCAACACCTGGAGCGGGGCGGTGAGCAGGAGCGCGACGAGCGCGACTTTCAGCGTCGTCTGCCAGAATGCGACGTTCTGGACGGGGTTCCCCCAGACGTGGTGACGGTAGACGTAGTAGGCGGCGACTCCGGCCATCAGCAGCGCGACGGACTCTACCGCCGCGTTCTGCATGTGGACGTACATGTAGCCGAATCGGGGATTGAAATAGGCGGCGATGGGGTCGACGAGGTGGACGACCTCGTGGCCGTTCTCGGTCGCCAGTTCGTACCCCCGCGGGGTCTGCATCCAGGAGTTGGCGATCAGGATCCACACCGCAGACAGCCAGGTGCCGACGCCGACCGCGAGCGAGGAGACGACGTACAGCCGGTCGGACACCCGGTCGCGTCCGAACACGAACACGCCCAGGAACGTCGCCTCCAGCATGAACGCCATCATCCCTTCCATCGCCAGCGGTCCGCCGAACAGTTCGCCGGCGGTCCGGGAGAACGCGGCGAAGTTGGTGCCGAACTCGAACTCCAGGACGATTCCGGTGACGGTGCCGACGACGAAGGAGACGGCGAAGATTCTGGTCCAGAAGCGACGCAACTGCTCGTAGATCGGCTCGCCGGTCCGGATCTCTCGGACGGTGAAGTAGATCAAGAACGGTGCGAGTCCCATGCTCACGACGGGGAAGACGATGTGGACGATAGTCGTGAGCGCGAACTGCAGCCGACTGCCGAGCACTGGGTCGATCATAGTGGCGTGTGGTGGATCGGGGGCGATGGGTCGGAAGTGGTCGAACGGCCAGTTCGTCGACGGACGACTTCAGACGGCGTTCGCGGCACGCGACCCTGCTTGTTCGGTTGGCGTACGCCAACGCTCGTCGACGGATCGTAGTGTTTCGAAAATTGCACAAGTCTTTTGGAGCCAACAGTGTAGTTTCGGGTATGTCGGAACCAGTCGCAGATCAGCTCCGGACGGAGATGGAGTGTGAGGGGTTACTGGAGTGTCTGTACGGGCTAACGGAGCTGGACCGAGAGGTGTTCGGCGCGCTCGTCGAGTCCGAGACGGCGCTGACGGTCGATCAGGTGGCGGAGACGGTCGACCGCGAACGCTCGACGGCGTACCGCTCCGTCCGTCGCCTCGTCGACACCGGGCTCGTCGAGCGCGAACAGATCAACTACGACGACGGCGGCTACTACCACGTGTTCTCCCCCGTCGACGGGGAGGAGGCGGCCGGCGAGTTCCAACGCCTGCTCAACGAGTGGTACGCCCAGATGGGCGGGCTGATCGCGGAGTTCCGAGAGAAGTACGACGGTGCCGCCGCCGAGCGATCGGAGTGACGACTCTCTCTTCTGTCTCTCTCGCCCGTCCGGGCGCGACGAGAGTCGAGCGGCCCGGACACCGCCGTCGTCAGGCACCGACGGTGTCCCAGTTCCGCACGAGCGCGACGCCGAAGACAGCGAGGATCCCGCCGACGGCGACCTGACGGGCGACCGTCCCGAAGTCGCCAGCCGCGGCTGCGACGGCGCCACGGACCGCCATCACCCCCGTCACTGCGACGACGAGAGCGAGCACTGCGTGTCTGGTTTCCACGGTCGAACTCGTCGTGTGACCCACCTCAGTCGTCGGTTGGCGCGTGCCGAGTGGCTTCCAGCCGAGTGGGAACCCCGACCGGCTCTTTTGACCTCCCGCCGTTCAGTAGTATTGTGAAAAATTCAAAATGCACACTAGACAGGTGGGACGTTGGGGTGGACGGGCGGTGATCCGACGGCTGCTCACGGGGCTGAAGAACCGGCTCGTGTACGTCGTCGTCGGGTCGTTGGCCTCGGGGCTGGCGGCCGGGCAGTTGCTGGCCGACCCCCGGGCGTTGCGAGCGGCGGTCGTACCGATCCTGTTCGTGATGGTGTATCCGATGCTCGTCAACGTCTCTCTGCGGGAGGTGTTGGCCGTGCGGGAGCACGCCGCCCCCGTCGGCGGAAGTCTGTCGATGAACTTCCTGTTCAC of the Halobaculum sp. MBLA0143 genome contains:
- the cydB gene encoding cytochrome d ubiquinol oxidase subunit II yields the protein MTDLYGLADGPLFGLPLPELWFGLVFAMLATFLFLDGFDFGAGVVFGLVGDDETARETVLSAVGPFWDGNEVWLVVFGGALFAVFPAAYASLFGRHYLLLFGVLAALIARGLAPEMYEQRHDDRWQRWWGHAFVAGSVAAPALLGVFVGDWVAGTGSFSPAGLVAGPTVVALTIVSGVAFLRVKTRGALRDRLRPWGERALLAYLVGVGATLVALATTAGRADAVVSPTVAGSVVVSLALAAGYVVALRRDRDHAALVAAAGLTVGLVTVVASSLYPTIDPASGLTVSEAAVSTLPLNLTSLGAALLLPLVATYFVVLYSAFAGPARAEGY
- a CDS encoding cytochrome ubiquinol oxidase subunit I — translated: MIDPVLGSRLQFALTTIVHIVFPVVSMGLAPFLIYFTVREIRTGEPIYEQLRRFWTRIFAVSFVVGTVTGIVLEFEFGTNFAAFSRTAGELFGGPLAMEGMMAFMLEATFLGVFVFGRDRVSDRLYVVSSLAVGVGTWLSAVWILIANSWMQTPRGYELATENGHEVVHLVDPIAAYFNPRFGYMYVHMQNAAVESVALLMAGVAAYYVYRHHVWGNPVQNVAFWQTTLKVALVALLLTAPLQVLHGDMYARHVGETQPQKFAAMEAVWETESYVPEYLVAVPTDLSDVTDPRAKELFGLGIPGGASWLASGGDPTAEITGLDEFETEAPPVAVVFWAFRAMVGLGFWFVLLAFWGGYRWLTGGLYEDGLLHASLMASTVLGVVAVELGWVVTEVGRQPWVIQGVMKTTEGVTPGLTPTEATITLAGFVVVYAGLLSLYTYVVVRIVRAGPPGTEELSSPAVDHDRPVEPPAGVASDD
- a CDS encoding helix-turn-helix domain-containing protein yields the protein MSEPVADQLRTEMECEGLLECLYGLTELDREVFGALVESETALTVDQVAETVDRERSTAYRSVRRLVDTGLVEREQINYDDGGYYHVFSPVDGEEAAGEFQRLLNEWYAQMGGLIAEFREKYDGAAAERSE